The following coding sequences are from one Lolium rigidum isolate FL_2022 chromosome 6, APGP_CSIRO_Lrig_0.1, whole genome shotgun sequence window:
- the LOC124661512 gene encoding uncharacterized protein LOC124661512, with product MRKKSKYLSPPYTDLISASALDEKLADSPKEAPPGSTKKEKKAVPDNVDVGEVLELLRSLGVGFFHDTQLPEAAERFLGSLRTKTFAGVDVAGLVSDPAAAVKLGKSVLERSRKKDDVAAARSSTRRKKKIEEGSPMDMLDFPAENAVAEDGAADVAALGSDSAAAPEQGKAVRKRGRKKKDQDESGASSVKTKKKVEETSPKATPELPAENVSADASVDGTGLVPHSCATAAEQGKAVLKRGRKKKDQDGSGTSPIKRKRMKKTSPTAILDSGLVITPAIPIRQVRAGDLISQMTSGSGAGMGVGVLDQNKLELKSPVPAAMSGGTKSGEEQDQADGASVVKTPVTVEATQLGTHTNVDNVVADLAAKSVQGEETKAGMGIQVDMNVQSGIVDMPIASVQMEAMGLETNIPVDSNEQGVATDLPVISGLLAEDGGISQTADENTNNADVEVSTVQGVVADVAVRSGFLPIHGGVSQPAYGYTNNGNVEVRAVQEPYPSLGAMMPEMYREVDDIITGTNVTATNHVFKAESQKGEQTSQQKTTGEAIANHAIAISTNGTCSDSPNSTPKRRNKKAPQYFSNPVEIVLQFSDGVILPSKEELLSAFSKFGILIEPLSGILEDIRGARVVFGKSAEADAVYARRETPGIFGLFGPPFATLKVLNYLPPFTPSVPAPAPPPALRPPIGVADMKKNVENMISSLAGKPAPPFLLGEMQRLLSKINNKQAGPSSSAMPPQ from the coding sequence ATGCGGAAGAAGAGCAAGTACCTGTCGCCGCCGTACACCGATCTGATCTCGGCCTCTGCCCTCGACGAGAAGCTGGCTGATTCGCCCAAGGAGGCGCCGCCGGGTTCcaccaagaaggagaagaaggcggTGCCGGACAATGTTGACGTGGGGGAGGTCCTGGAGCTGCTGCGTAGCCTCGGGGTAGGCTTCTTCCATGACACCCAGCTCCCCGAGGCGGCAGAGCGGTTCCTTGGCTCGCTTAGAACCAAAACATTCGCTGGTGTAGATGTTGCTGGGTTGGTCTCCGACCCTGCTGCTGCTGTGAAGCTTGGGAAGAGTGTGTTGGAGAGGAGCAGGAAGAAGGATGATGTTGCGGCTGCCCGttcttctaccaggaggaagaagaagattgaGGAAGGTTCTCCTATGGATATGCTTGATTTCCCCGCGGAGAATGCTGTTGCAGAAGATGGTGCTGCCGATGTTGCTGCTTTGGGTTCTGATTCAGCTGCTGCTCCTGAACAAGGGAAGGCTGTAAGGAAGAGGGGCAGAAAGAAGAAGGATCAAGATGAGAGTGGTGCTTCTTCTgtcaagacgaagaagaaggtggaggaaaCCTCCCCTAAGGCTACTCCTGAACTTCCAGCGGAGAATGTTTCTGCCGACGCCAGTGTGGATGGTACTGGTTTGGTTCCCCATTCATGTGCTACTGCTGCTGAACAAGGAAAGGCTGTATTGAAGAGGGGCAGAAAGAAGAAAGATCAAGATGGAAGTGGGACTTctcctatcaagaggaagaggatgaagaaaacCTCTCCGACAGCCATCCTCGACTCTGGCTTAGTAATTACTCCTGCTATCCCTATCAGGCAAGTGAGGGCAGGAGATCTAATAAGCCAAATGACATCAGGAAGTGGTGCAGGCATGGGAGTTGGGGTTCTCGATCAGAACAAGTTGGAACTTAAGAGTCCTGTTCCAGCTGCAATGTCGGGAGGGACGAAATCAGGTGAGGAGCAGGACCAAGCAGATGGTGCATCTGTTGTGAAGACACCAGTGACTGTTGAAGCAACGCAGCTGGGAACCCATACAAATGTGGACAATGTTGTTGCTGATCTGGCTGCCAAAAGTGTCCAGGGAGAAGAAACAAAGGCTGGAATGGGTATTCAGGTAGATATGAATGTGCAAAGTGGTATTGTGGATATGCCTATCGCAAGTGTCCAGATGGAAGCAATGGGATTGGAAACTAATATTCCTGTAGATTCAAATGAACAGGGTGTTGCGACAGATCTGCCTGTTATAAGTGGTTTGCTTGCTGAGGATGGAGGCATATCTCAGACTGCAgatgaaaatacaaataatgcaGATGTAGAAGTGAGTACAGTCCAAGGTGTTGTGGCAGACGTGGCTGTTAGAAGTGGGTTTCTTCCTATCCATGGAGGCGTATCCCAGCCGGCATATGGATATACAAATAATGGAAATGTAGAAGTGCGTGCAGTCCAAGAACCTTATCCTTCCCTGGGGGCAATGATGCCAGAAATGTATAGGGAAGTTGATGACATCATTACTGGAACAAATGTCACTGCAACAAACCATGTGTTTAAAGCTGAGAGTCAAAAGGGTGAACAGACTAGCCAGCAGAAGACTACTGGTGAAGCCATTGCAAATCATGCTATTGCAATTTCTACCAATGGGACCTGCTCAGATTCACCTAATTCCACTCCTAAGAGAAGGAATAAGAAAGCTCCACAGTACTTTTCAAATCCAGTGGAAATTGTGTTGCAGTTCTCAGATGGTGTCATTCTTCCTTCCAAAGAGGAACTACTCTCCGCATTTAGCAAGTTTGGCATCCTGATCGAGCCTCTGTCTGGCATCTTAGAAGACATCCGCGGTGCACGTGTTGTGTTTGGGAAAAGCGCCGAAGCTGACGCAGTGTATGCCAGGCGTGAAACTCCTGGTATCTTCGGCCTGTTTGGCCCTCCATTTGCCACCCTGAAGGTACTCAACTATCTCCCCCCATTCACGCCGAGCGTCCCTGCACCTGCACCTCCACCTGCTCTGAGACCTCCGATCGGCGTTGCGGACATGAAGAAAAATGTCGAGAACATGATCTCATCCCTGGCTGGTAAGCCTGCCCCGCCATTTCTTCTTGGTGAGATGCAGCGGCTCTTGTCGAAGATCAACAATAAGCAAGCTGGGCCTTCTAGCTCTGCGATGCCTCCTCAGTAG
- the LOC124661160 gene encoding mediator of RNA polymerase II transcription subunit 17-like, giving the protein MAAMDEDVRLDLDKLPIKRLEAIDEAGNEHYPPDTSSEEQRLAAIRRIDFSWVIERDAKKAKKAAEETAQQAWPWQGLMESLQQAQQELTVVLDLISTVEANDAVTVATASKPKSTPNEVLVDMAVSAATKLQQLRHLGRYFKQSAKTMEQQFQKEARFYGSLIRLQQNWKVKRQRGTGPGSETFMFDVIDTSQLDTAAMPRFSSMALIPIDQDSLGTLSVQVPQKSCRFLSLQFRGDGANGVENYACKLNGVSSTSSAEEIDTLEDDDVNKSVKHAHSILRNIHKSIFEEQVFDMVIRETFVQSEGINVTGMRDDFLQLAIGQESLLCLSLTDSGHDSESEMAGHEEHANSEDAANLVLATTNGKQEPLKRDASGFLNPKSLEICLLHMFHENILKKVREKYRNIVRYPSPAQAAADDCGLLSHFCMTVAHRIFSNKVHLELESVVSRVPYLHLRSLPTWHSRTSSWSLCLRVPQPILASDRPTNPSDKDEPKYKSRSQFNTKIILKDGQISLLGEGSPSIAGSLTRKPSDGYLINSYNCDLEDLPTMLLQQVASQVINWLHEEAVVLGMNVTRDFLCLYFDLDQGETLGLVAHVDPDDAYGCISWYLTIDHPVEDGKMSTDNPEFEKRRFLGYLSLEVLYSTLMDLINLCSTGVHR; this is encoded by the exons ATGGCGGCCATGGACGAAGACGTGCGGCTGGACCTCGACAAGCTCCCCATCAAGCGCCTCGAAGCCATTGACGAGGCCGGCAACGAGCATTACCCGCC GGACACCAGCAGCGAGGAGCAGCGGCTCGCCGCGATCCGGCGCATCGACTTCTCCTGGGTCATCGAGCGGGACGCCAAGAAGgccaagaaggccgcggaggagacCGCCCAGCAGGCGTGGCCGTGGCAGGGCCTCATGGAGAGCCTGCAGCAGGCGCAGCAGGAGctcaccgtcgtcctcgacctCATCAGCACG GTCGAAGCAAATGACGCTGTGACCGTCGCTACGGCGAGTAAGCCCAAGTCGACGCCCAATGAAGTCCTAGTCGACATGGCGGTCTCCGCGGCCACCAAGCTCCAGCAACTTCGG CATTTGGGGCGGTACTTCAAACAATCGGCCAAAACGATGGAGCAGCAGTTCCAGAAGGAGGCTAGGTTCTACGGCTCGTTAATCAG ATTGCAGCAGAACTGGAAAGTTAAGAGGCAGCGTGGGACTGGTCCAGGAAGTGAAACCTTCATGTTTGATGTAATTGACACTTCTCAGTTAGACACGGCAGCGATGCCCCGGTTCTCATCGATGGCTTTAATTCCAATTGATCAAGACTCATTGGGTACTTTATCTGTACAAGTTCCCCAAAAGTCATGTCGTTTCTTGAGTCTTCAATTTCGTGGGGACGGTGCCAACGGTGTTGAAAACTACGCTTGCAAACTGAATGGTGTCTCAAGCACCAGTTCTgctgaggaaattgatactttggAGGATGATGATGTCAATAAGTCTGTCAAACACGCGCATTCCATCCTCCGCAATATCCACAAGTCAATATTTGAGGAGCAG gtatttgatatggtgatACGTGAGACGTTTGTCCAATCTGAAGGCATTAACGTAACCGGGATGCGTGATGATTTTCTCCAATTAGCAATTGGCCAGGAGAGTTTGTTGTGCCTTTCGCTGACGGATTCTGGGCATGATAGTGAGTCAGAAATGGCAGGCCATGAAGAGCACGCTAATTCAGAGGATGCAGCGAATCTTGTATTAGCTACCACCAATGGAAAGCAGGAGCCTTTGAAAAGGGATGCCTCAGGGTTTCTTAACCCCAAAAGTCTGGAAATTTGCTTGCTACATATGTTTCATGAGAATATTCTTAAGAAAGTCAGGGAGAAATATCGTAATATTGTCCGCTACCCGAGTCCCGCTCAGGCTGCAGCTGATGATTGTGGCTTGCTAAGTCATTTCTGCATGACAGTGGCTCATAGGATATTTTCAAACAAAGTACACCTGGAGCTGGAGAGTGTG GTTAGCAGGGTTCCGTATCTCCATCTGCGGTCTCTTCCTACATGGCATTCTCGAACTTCTTCCTGGTCTCTCTGCTTAAGAGTTCCGCAGCCTATTTTGGCATCTGATCGACCCACGAATCCTTCAGATAAAGACGAACCGAAGTACAAATCCAGGTCACAGTTCAATACAAAGATTATCTTGAAAGATGGCCAAATAAGTTTGTTGGGTGAAGGATCTCCAAGCATTGCTGGATCATTAACTAGGAAGCCCTCTGATGGGTATTTGATAAACAGTTACAACTGTGACTTGGAAGACCTCCCAACGATGCTTCTGCAGCAG GTTGCAAGCCAGGTAATAAACTGGCTTCACGAAGAAGCAGTGGTTCTCGGGATGAACGTGACAAGAGATTTCCTGTGCCTTTACTTTGATCTTGACCAAGGAGAGACACTTGGCCTGGTGGCACATGTTGACCCAGACGATGCCTACGGGTGCATTTCTTGGTACCTAACTATCGATCACCCAGTGGAGGATGGGAAGATGTCAACGGACAATCCCGAGTTTGAGAAGCGTAGGTTTCTCGGGTATCTGTCACTGGAAGTGCTCTACTCTACCCTGATGGACCTGATAAACCTGTGTAGCACTGGTGTCCACCGCTGA